From a single candidate division WOR-3 bacterium genomic region:
- the murB gene encoding UDP-N-acetylmuramate dehydrogenase produces the protein MAGRIRDIKTVGERFGIRVKEFYPLAELTTVRIGGQARFFALVEEETALRKLLKELLKREVRYFIIGNGSKVLFSENIFPGLVIKLGKGFSYIAPLKEDETSLEVGGATPLGKIVQYCLEKGLTGTEFLFGIPGTVGGAIVNNAGAFGSSFSEILQRVRIVTDDGEVAEKEKEKIHFGYRESQINPPFGSFFYRKKINGVVTAAIIKLKKGEKNFIKKKIEDFTTYRQSTQPKGLSFGCCFKNPPGFSAGQLIDMAGLKGFRIGGAHIAKKHANFFLNDGSATFSDFYQLIELVKFYVERSSGLILEEEVRIVY, from the coding sequence ATGGCAGGTAGGATTAGAGATATTAAAACGGTTGGCGAAAGATTTGGAATAAGGGTAAAAGAGTTTTATCCCTTAGCAGAGTTAACGACGGTTCGAATCGGTGGCCAGGCAAGATTTTTTGCCCTGGTGGAAGAGGAAACCGCTTTGAGGAAATTATTAAAGGAGTTATTAAAGAGAGAAGTAAGATATTTCATCATTGGGAATGGTTCAAAGGTTCTCTTTTCAGAAAATATATTTCCCGGATTGGTGATCAAATTGGGAAAAGGCTTTTCTTACATCGCTCCTCTTAAAGAGGATGAGACTTCTTTGGAGGTGGGAGGAGCCACTCCGTTGGGGAAGATTGTTCAATATTGTTTAGAAAAAGGGTTGACGGGAACGGAATTTCTCTTTGGCATTCCTGGGACAGTAGGGGGCGCGATTGTCAATAATGCTGGGGCATTCGGTTCATCTTTTTCCGAAATCTTACAAAGAGTGCGAATCGTGACGGATGACGGAGAGGTGGCAGAAAAAGAGAAAGAAAAAATTCATTTCGGCTATCGGGAATCCCAAATTAATCCGCCTTTTGGCTCTTTTTTCTACCGAAAGAAAATTAATGGGGTGGTGACAGCAGCAATTATCAAGTTGAAAAAAGGTGAGAAAAATTTTATAAAGAAGAAAATAGAGGACTTCACTACTTACCGGCAGAGTACCCAACCGAAAGGTTTATCTTTTGGCTGTTGTTTCAAAAATCCCCCTGGTTTTTCTGCAGGCCAGTTGATTGATATGGCGGGCTTAAAAGGATTTCGGATTGGAGGTGCTCATATTGCTAAAAAGCACGCGAACTTTTTTCTCAATGATGGTTCGGCAACTTTTAGCGATTTTTATCAACTGATAGAGCTTGTTAAATTCTATGTGGAAAGAAGTAGTGGTCTCATTTTGGAGGAAGAGGTGAGAATTGTTTATTAA
- the ftsA gene encoding cell division protein FtsA has translation MVKGKRVGVIDIGFTKIKTLIAEEEIPGKIRIIGWAEEKPEGFKNGIITSLDKALSTLRSCLEKTEREGVRFKKLPVYVGIQGNYLKYTRTHADIRRKKPQEVVSEKEIRQVKKEAHSMRPSPDECFLHLIPLSYSLDGMKGIQNPKDFRDCHRLEVEGLLIQCKSLVLSNLEQLLDKLEIRDGRFVFQPLAVGSTIGESEDRELGFALIDLGGWTVISIYKDGELQHFAVVEIGGEQLTNDLSAGLQVKRDLANEIKEKFGATKAFLSDKEETIPLPLISSEEKYCPRRIVAEIMEARLEEIFLACRQEIDNSGYAHRLLSGAILIGGGANIPGIEVFASHLLGLPARIGTPDWMSEEYRKPDFVTPLGLTKFAFAHLDKKYSLVEEEDMITKFRSIFNRIFHIAEEE, from the coding sequence ATGGTAAAAGGAAAACGGGTTGGAGTAATTGATATCGGCTTTACTAAGATAAAGACACTCATCGCAGAAGAAGAGATTCCTGGTAAAATCCGAATTATTGGGTGGGCAGAAGAGAAACCAGAAGGCTTTAAGAATGGCATAATCACCAGTCTTGATAAAGCCCTCTCCACTCTTCGCTCCTGCTTAGAAAAGACAGAAAGGGAAGGGGTGAGATTTAAAAAACTTCCGGTTTATGTTGGAATTCAAGGTAATTATCTGAAATATACCCGAACCCATGCGGATATTCGGCGGAAAAAACCTCAGGAGGTTGTTTCCGAAAAAGAGATTCGGCAGGTGAAGAAAGAGGCACATAGTATGAGGCCGTCGCCCGATGAATGTTTTCTTCATCTGATTCCCTTGTCTTATTCTCTGGATGGTATGAAGGGGATTCAAAACCCAAAAGATTTTCGGGATTGTCACCGGTTGGAGGTGGAGGGGCTACTTATCCAGTGCAAATCGCTGGTTTTATCCAATTTAGAGCAGTTGCTGGATAAATTAGAAATTAGAGACGGACGGTTTGTTTTCCAACCCTTGGCGGTAGGGAGTACAATTGGAGAATCAGAGGATCGGGAGTTAGGCTTTGCTCTGATTGACCTCGGAGGTTGGACGGTGATAAGTATTTATAAGGATGGCGAATTGCAGCACTTTGCAGTGGTGGAAATTGGTGGGGAACAATTGACTAATGATTTAAGCGCTGGTTTGCAAGTGAAAAGAGATTTGGCGAATGAGATTAAGGAAAAATTTGGAGCGACAAAGGCTTTTCTCAGCGATAAAGAAGAGACGATTCCTTTACCGTTAATCTCCTCGGAGGAGAAGTATTGTCCCCGGCGGATTGTGGCCGAAATAATGGAGGCACGTTTAGAGGAGATATTTCTTGCCTGCCGGCAAGAAATTGACAATTCCGGCTACGCCCACCGTCTGCTCTCGGGTGCTATTCTCATCGGTGGTGGGGCGAATATCCCGGGGATTGAAGTTTTTGCCTCGCATCTTTTAGGACTTCCGGCCCGGATCGGCACTCCTGATTGGATGAGTGAGGAGTATAGAAAGCCAGATTTTGTTACCCCCCTGGGGTTAACAAAATTTGCCTTTGCCCATCTTGATAAGAAATATTCGTTAGTTGAGGAGGAGGATATGATAACAAAGTTTAGAAGTATTTTTAATCGAATTTTTCACATCGCGGAAGAAGAATGA
- the ftsZ gene encoding cell division protein FtsZ, which produces MGSEIKKPEIKIGVFGLGSGGGNIINHMIEEGIKGVEFYAINTDRQMLNFSLAPNKIQIGTSLTGGFGSGDDPEIGRKACLESEEVLRDIATGVDLAFLVACLGGGTGSGASSFLAKILKEAGALVVAIVTKPFRYEGEFRMRRALKALAELRSHIDARMVLANDQIIEHYGNRFFGDAFRSINSLITEAVKGVIDMLNTPQIINIDFADFRSVMAEKGLSAMSVGIGMGENRARLAAENVLNSPFLDTADLRGCKKVLINVTGDEKLTMREVQVACNTITECLSPKTLIRCGYGKDKNLKDKMKITMVASGMEEKLDNYLDIDGIIKDLENVMPVRRNGKIDLENREIPAFLRLRAKVD; this is translated from the coding sequence ATGGGTTCCGAAATAAAAAAACCAGAGATAAAAATTGGAGTATTTGGTTTAGGAAGTGGTGGTGGTAATATTATTAACCACATGATTGAGGAAGGGATAAAAGGGGTTGAGTTCTATGCGATAAATACCGACCGACAGATGCTCAACTTCTCCTTGGCGCCGAATAAAATTCAAATCGGCACCTCTCTCACGGGGGGCTTTGGTTCGGGTGATGATCCAGAAATTGGTCGGAAGGCGTGTCTAGAGTCAGAGGAGGTACTGAGGGATATCGCCACAGGAGTGGATTTGGCTTTTCTCGTCGCGTGTTTAGGTGGGGGAACAGGGAGTGGTGCCTCTTCTTTTCTGGCTAAAATTTTAAAAGAAGCGGGTGCTCTCGTAGTGGCGATTGTGACAAAACCTTTTCGTTACGAAGGAGAATTTCGGATGCGGCGGGCACTAAAAGCCTTGGCGGAACTACGTTCCCACATTGACGCCCGAATGGTCTTAGCAAATGACCAGATCATTGAGCATTACGGGAATAGATTTTTCGGCGACGCCTTCCGCAGTATTAATAGTCTAATTACCGAAGCGGTAAAGGGAGTAATTGATATGCTCAATACCCCTCAGATTATCAATATTGACTTCGCTGACTTCCGTTCGGTTATGGCGGAGAAAGGTTTAAGTGCGATGAGTGTGGGTATCGGGATGGGTGAAAATCGGGCAAGGTTGGCAGCAGAGAATGTATTAAATTCACCTTTTTTGGATACCGCCGATCTGCGCGGCTGTAAAAAAGTACTGATTAATGTGACCGGTGATGAAAAATTGACGATGCGTGAGGTGCAGGTTGCCTGTAATACCATTACCGAGTGTCTCTCCCCAAAGACTTTAATTCGGTGTGGCTACGGTAAGGATAAGAATCTAAAAGATAAGATGAAGATCACCATGGTGGCAAGTGGGATGGAGGAGAAATTAGATAACTACCTGGATATTGACGGGATAATAAAAGATTTAGAAAACGTGATGCCCGTGCGGCGCAACGGCAAAATTGATTTAGAAAATCGGGAGATTCCGGCTTTTTTACGTCTAAGAGCGAAAGTAGATTAA
- the dprA gene encoding DNA-processing protein DprA produces the protein MVNPHFNPFHIALLDVPKITPRKIKNLLTHFRDPEKIFKAKKEELLTIEGMDEEIAEQIIKFPIKNCREKIKKATELRVKIVSFLDKDYPQNLLNIKFYPPILFIQGEIRKEDEKSIAIVGTRNPSEYGRQVTEKFTFELAKNGLTIISGLARGIDTLAHRTALTAGRTLAVLGCGIDIPYPPENQNLRERIVERGAIITEFNIATPPDRFNFPRRNRIISGLALAVLAVEAPARSGVLITAWWAAEQGKTVFVPPGPITSPKSAGTNNLLKEGATPVTSVQDILESLKILPREREKEELELSEEEKKLTELLSEAPLYVDEIVEKLERPVQEVLTQLFILEMRGIVKQLPGNRYLRVS, from the coding sequence GTGGTTAATCCCCATTTTAATCCTTTCCATATCGCCCTTCTTGATGTGCCCAAGATTACCCCGCGTAAGATAAAAAACCTCCTTACCCATTTCCGAGATCCGGAGAAAATCTTTAAGGCAAAAAAGGAGGAGCTTTTAACAATTGAGGGGATGGACGAAGAAATTGCCGAACAGATAATAAAATTTCCCATAAAAAATTGCCGGGAGAAGATTAAGAAGGCTACCGAATTAAGAGTAAAAATCGTTTCTTTTTTGGATAAAGATTATCCCCAAAATCTTTTGAACATAAAATTCTACCCTCCGATTTTATTTATCCAAGGAGAAATAAGAAAGGAAGATGAAAAGAGTATCGCCATCGTTGGCACAAGAAATCCTTCTGAATACGGTCGGCAGGTCACTGAGAAATTTACCTTTGAATTAGCAAAAAATGGGTTGACGATAATTAGTGGTTTAGCTCGGGGTATTGATACCTTAGCCCATAGAACCGCCTTAACCGCCGGCCGGACACTCGCCGTTCTCGGGTGCGGGATTGACATTCCCTATCCGCCGGAGAATCAAAATCTCCGAGAAAGGATCGTAGAAAGAGGGGCGATTATTACCGAATTTAATATCGCGACCCCACCCGACCGTTTTAACTTTCCCCGGCGCAACCGAATCATCTCCGGACTTGCTCTAGCGGTCCTTGCCGTAGAAGCCCCGGCAAGAAGCGGCGTTTTAATTACTGCGTGGTGGGCAGCGGAACAGGGAAAGACCGTCTTTGTCCCTCCCGGACCAATCACCTCTCCCAAATCGGCTGGAACGAACAACCTCCTCAAGGAGGGTGCCACGCCCGTAACTTCCGTTCAAGACATTCTAGAAAGTTTAAAAATTTTGCCTCGGGAAAGAGAGAAAGAGGAATTGGAACTCTCTGAAGAAGAAAAGAAACTTACCGAACTCCTCTCGGAGGCACCCCTTTATGTTGATGAAATTGTAGAAAAGTTGGAAAGACCGGTCCAAGAAGTTTTAACCCAACTTTTTATTTTAGAAATGCGAGGAATTGTTAAACAACTCCCGGGCAATAGATATCTTAGGGTATCCTAA